A single genomic interval of Streptomyces sp. NBC_00663 harbors:
- a CDS encoding acetoacetate decarboxylase family protein, translated as MARVRYGARTEAEIAAARTAGARLPDIWSTGVVAVWETDPDAVAAVLPPPLKPTDRPLARVNISKVDLPGYPLGAGSFAVAAAHDGVDGWYPLVMPMTHERALIGGREVFGEPKKLGEVVVDREGQNVRASLARHGIAFVEVRGTVAGELPPPQPAQKTDFYFKFLPAVDGSGFDGDPVLVHCLRNEKVRRLERIAGEVVLRESRYDPVADLPVRRLVEITLGEKTSDQRGKVVERVDARALLPYVHQRYDDPAQVLDGPPEGSA; from the coding sequence ATGGCACGCGTACGGTACGGCGCGCGGACCGAGGCGGAGATCGCCGCCGCGCGCACCGCGGGCGCGCGGCTTCCCGACATCTGGTCCACCGGGGTGGTGGCCGTCTGGGAGACCGACCCGGACGCGGTCGCGGCGGTCCTGCCACCGCCCCTGAAGCCCACGGACCGGCCGCTGGCCCGGGTCAACATCAGCAAGGTCGACCTGCCCGGATACCCGCTCGGCGCGGGCTCGTTCGCGGTCGCCGCGGCCCATGACGGCGTCGACGGCTGGTACCCCCTGGTCATGCCGATGACCCATGAACGGGCCCTGATCGGCGGCCGCGAGGTGTTCGGCGAGCCGAAGAAGCTCGGCGAGGTCGTCGTCGACCGCGAGGGCCAGAACGTGCGTGCTTCCTTGGCCCGGCACGGCATCGCCTTCGTGGAGGTACGCGGCACGGTCGCAGGCGAGCTGCCGCCGCCGCAGCCTGCCCAGAAGACCGACTTCTACTTCAAGTTCCTTCCCGCGGTGGACGGTTCCGGCTTCGACGGCGACCCGGTCCTCGTGCACTGTCTGCGCAACGAGAAGGTGCGCCGCCTCGAGCGGATCGCCGGCGAGGTAGTGCTGCGCGAGTCGAGGTACGACCCGGTGGCCGACCTGCCGGTGCGCCGGCTGGTGGAGATCACCCTCGGCGAGAAGACCAGCGACCAGCGCGGCAAGGTCGTCGAACGGGTGGACGCGCGGGCGCTGCTGCCGTACGTCCATCAGCGCTACGACGATCCGGCGCAGGTGCTGGACGGGCCGCCCGAGGGGAGTGCCTGA
- a CDS encoding SDR family NAD(P)-dependent oxidoreductase, with amino-acid sequence MELLPGQVAVVTGAASGIGLAMARRFAIEGLKVVLADVERPALDAAVAALRADGADAHARVVDVGEREQVLELADFVYETYGAVHVLCNNAGVGSGAEGRMWEHEPNDWKWAFSVNVWGVFHGVQAFVPHMIKSGQPGHVVNTSSGDGGIAPLPTASVYAVTKAAVVTMTESLYAHLKAEHARVGASVLFPGPHMLRTGLWESHRNRPERYAKERPRRTPYRSLDQWETAMREAGREVRFTPVEEVAETVVDGIRADRFWMLPASERSDAQIRARAQSMLDRANPSYLENFILD; translated from the coding sequence ATGGAGCTGCTTCCCGGACAAGTGGCCGTCGTCACCGGCGCCGCGAGCGGCATAGGCCTCGCGATGGCCCGCCGGTTCGCCATCGAGGGCCTCAAGGTCGTCCTCGCCGACGTCGAACGACCGGCGCTGGACGCGGCCGTCGCGGCGCTCCGCGCGGACGGCGCCGACGCGCACGCGCGCGTGGTCGACGTCGGCGAGCGCGAACAGGTCCTGGAGCTGGCGGACTTCGTCTACGAGACGTACGGCGCCGTCCATGTCCTGTGCAACAACGCCGGGGTCGGCTCCGGCGCCGAGGGCCGTATGTGGGAGCACGAGCCGAACGACTGGAAGTGGGCGTTCTCCGTCAATGTGTGGGGCGTCTTCCATGGCGTCCAGGCATTCGTCCCCCACATGATCAAGTCGGGTCAACCCGGTCATGTGGTCAACACATCCTCCGGTGACGGCGGTATCGCCCCGCTCCCCACCGCCTCCGTCTACGCCGTCACCAAGGCGGCCGTCGTGACGATGACCGAGTCCCTGTACGCCCATCTGAAGGCCGAGCACGCGCGTGTGGGCGCCTCCGTCCTCTTCCCGGGCCCCCACATGCTCCGCACCGGCCTGTGGGAGTCCCATCGCAACCGCCCCGAGCGCTACGCCAAGGAGCGGCCCCGCAGGACGCCGTACCGCAGCCTCGACCAGTGGGAGACCGCGATGAGGGAAGCGGGCAGGGAGGTGCGCTTCACGCCCGTCGAGGAGGTGGCCGAGACCGTCGTGGACGGCATCCGCGCGGACCGCTTCTGGATGCTGCCTGCGAGCGAGCGCAGCGACGCGCAGATACGCGCGCGTGCCCAGTCGATGCTGGACCGCGCGAACCCGTCGTACCTGGAGAACTTCATCCTGGACTGA
- a CDS encoding amidohydrolase family protein, which yields MTDQEPYLIISSDCHAGLPTEEYRPYLDARFHRDFDDFLAGRERRRAEMTRLGIRNEAFATKWFQDNEEGLRGGWDTAQRLKELDGDGVAAEVVFPDADAVDSQTAAPFGVGLGLSGDHDPELGMAGAQAHNRWLAEFVGQNPERHCGVALLPITADVPKVVAEVHRAKESGLGALMIPALWGDKEPYHDRRYDPVWAAAAECGMPVTTHSGSAPRHEYGDHLGIFVSEVTWWPARPLWFLLWSGVFERHPGLRFGVAESGCWWLPNLLWFMDRLYLGAHGGKKLSPFQELKRPPHEYLDRQIFVCATNTKRRELAQRYEIGVDNILWGSDFPHPEGTWPDTRAWLKRTFHDIPVAETRRMLGLAAADVFGFDVEKLTPLARRIGPTPADLGQSADQTAVEASWARSREVGRHWLTDHDFPVLGASS from the coding sequence GTGACCGACCAGGAGCCCTATCTGATCATCTCCTCCGACTGCCACGCCGGGCTGCCCACCGAGGAGTACCGGCCCTATCTGGACGCCCGTTTCCACCGGGACTTCGACGACTTCCTCGCCGGGCGCGAGCGGCGCCGGGCGGAGATGACCCGGCTCGGCATCCGCAACGAGGCCTTCGCGACCAAGTGGTTCCAGGACAACGAGGAGGGCCTGCGCGGAGGCTGGGACACCGCGCAGCGGCTCAAGGAGCTGGACGGCGACGGGGTGGCCGCCGAGGTCGTCTTCCCGGACGCCGACGCCGTGGACAGCCAGACGGCCGCGCCCTTCGGGGTGGGCCTCGGGCTCTCCGGCGACCACGACCCCGAGCTGGGCATGGCGGGCGCGCAGGCGCACAACCGCTGGCTGGCGGAGTTCGTGGGGCAGAACCCCGAACGGCACTGCGGGGTGGCCCTGTTGCCGATCACGGCCGACGTGCCGAAGGTGGTCGCCGAGGTGCACCGGGCCAAGGAGTCCGGGCTCGGCGCGCTGATGATCCCCGCCCTGTGGGGTGACAAGGAGCCCTACCACGACCGCCGTTACGACCCCGTGTGGGCGGCGGCGGCCGAGTGCGGAATGCCCGTGACCACGCACTCCGGATCGGCGCCGCGGCACGAGTACGGCGACCATCTGGGCATCTTCGTCAGCGAGGTGACCTGGTGGCCCGCCCGGCCCCTGTGGTTCCTGCTCTGGTCCGGCGTCTTCGAACGCCACCCCGGGCTCAGGTTCGGGGTCGCGGAGTCGGGCTGCTGGTGGCTGCCGAACCTGCTGTGGTTCATGGACCGCCTCTACCTCGGCGCGCACGGCGGCAAGAAGCTCTCCCCGTTCCAGGAGCTGAAGCGCCCGCCGCACGAGTACCTCGACCGCCAGATCTTCGTCTGCGCCACCAACACCAAGCGCCGCGAACTCGCCCAGCGCTACGAGATCGGCGTCGACAACATCCTCTGGGGCAGCGACTTCCCGCACCCCGAGGGCACCTGGCCCGACACGCGCGCGTGGCTGAAGCGCACCTTCCACGACATCCCGGTCGCCGAGACCCGCCGCATGCTGGGCCTCGCCGCGGCCGACGTCTTCGGCTTCGACGTCGAGAAACTGACCCCGCTCGCCCGCCGTATCGGCCCCACCCCCGCCGACCTCGGCCAGAGCGCCGACCAGACGGCCGTGGAAGCGTCCTGGGCGCGCTCGCGCGAGGTGGGCCGGCACTGGCTGACCGACCACGACTTCCCTGTGCTGGGGGCATCCTCATGA
- a CDS encoding amidohydrolase family protein → MTDRYTVISADCHAGADLLDYRPYLEKRYHDEFDVWAATYVNPYEDLVADTADKNWNSERRLAELEADGIVAEVLFPNTIPPFFPSSSLMAPAPTAEDFERRWAGLRAHNRWMADFCAAAPGRRAGVFQILLNDVEEAVKEARWAAEAGLKGGLLLPGTPPGSGLPELYSAAYDPLWAVCAELGVPVNHHAGSASPPLGDEPAARAVFMVETTWFSHRALWHLVFGGAFRRHPELKLVLTEQGSGWIPGVLEMLDYYHGRLIAAATKATTAESKFGAGLAARMGDAPSKVWRDNCFVGASFMRPHEVPLRDRIGVDRIMWGSDYPHDEGTYPYTREGLRYAFARVPRDEVAAMVGGNAARVYGFDLDLLDPIAAKVGPTVEEIAEPLAEPPADATSPLFAKGASVRVW, encoded by the coding sequence ATGACCGACCGCTACACGGTGATCTCGGCCGACTGCCACGCGGGCGCCGACCTGCTCGACTACCGGCCCTACCTGGAGAAGCGGTACCACGACGAGTTCGACGTCTGGGCGGCGACGTACGTCAACCCGTACGAGGACCTGGTCGCCGACACCGCCGACAAGAACTGGAACTCCGAGCGGCGGCTCGCGGAGCTGGAGGCGGACGGGATCGTCGCCGAGGTGCTGTTCCCGAACACCATCCCGCCGTTCTTCCCGTCGAGCTCCCTCATGGCGCCCGCGCCCACCGCGGAGGACTTCGAGCGGCGCTGGGCCGGACTGCGCGCCCACAACCGCTGGATGGCCGACTTCTGCGCCGCCGCGCCGGGCCGGCGCGCGGGCGTCTTCCAGATCCTCCTCAACGACGTCGAGGAGGCCGTCAAGGAGGCCCGGTGGGCCGCCGAGGCGGGCCTCAAGGGCGGCCTGCTGCTGCCCGGCACCCCACCGGGCTCGGGCCTGCCCGAGCTGTACTCGGCGGCGTACGACCCGCTCTGGGCGGTCTGCGCGGAGCTCGGCGTCCCCGTCAACCACCACGCGGGATCGGCGTCCCCGCCGCTCGGCGACGAACCGGCCGCCCGCGCGGTCTTCATGGTCGAGACGACCTGGTTCTCGCACCGGGCGCTGTGGCACCTGGTCTTCGGCGGCGCCTTCCGCCGCCACCCGGAGCTGAAGCTGGTCCTCACGGAACAGGGGTCGGGCTGGATCCCGGGCGTGCTGGAGATGCTGGACTACTACCACGGGCGCCTGATCGCGGCGGCGACGAAGGCCACCACCGCCGAGTCCAAGTTCGGCGCGGGACTCGCCGCCCGCATGGGCGACGCGCCGTCGAAGGTCTGGCGCGACAACTGCTTCGTCGGCGCCAGCTTCATGCGCCCGCACGAGGTGCCGCTGCGGGACCGGATCGGCGTCGACCGGATCATGTGGGGCAGCGACTACCCGCACGACGAGGGGACGTACCCGTACACGCGCGAGGGCCTGCGGTACGCCTTCGCGCGCGTGCCGCGCGACGAGGTCGCGGCGATGGTCGGCGGCAACGCCGCGCGCGTGTACGGCTTCGACCTCGACCTCCTCGACCCGATCGCGGCGAAGGTGGGGCCGACGGTGGAGGAGATCGCCGAGCCGCTGGCCGAACCACCGGCGGACGCGACGAGCCCGTTGTTCGCCAAGGGGGCGTCGGTACGCGTGTGGTGA
- a CDS encoding VIT1/CCC1 transporter family protein, giving the protein MTEPTHDETHGGALGARLNWLRAAVLGANDGIVSTAGLVVGVAGATDDRSALLTAGLAGLLAGSMSMAAGEYVSVSTQRDSERAALAVEKRELRERPEAELAELTGLLEERGLSRDVAREAAEQLTARDALRAHARVELGIDPDQLTNPWHAAWASFLAFTAGALLPLLAMVLPPAGWRLAVTVVSVLAALVLTGWSSARLGAADPGRAMLRNVAGGALAMGVTYAAGTLLGAAGV; this is encoded by the coding sequence GTGACCGAACCCACGCATGACGAGACCCACGGCGGCGCCCTCGGAGCGCGGCTGAACTGGCTGCGGGCCGCCGTCCTGGGCGCCAACGACGGCATCGTGTCCACCGCGGGCCTCGTCGTCGGCGTCGCCGGGGCCACCGACGACCGCTCGGCCCTGCTGACGGCGGGCCTGGCCGGACTGCTCGCCGGGTCGATGTCCATGGCGGCGGGGGAGTACGTGTCCGTCTCCACCCAGCGGGACTCGGAGAGGGCGGCCCTGGCGGTCGAGAAGCGGGAACTGCGGGAGCGGCCGGAGGCCGAGCTGGCGGAGCTCACCGGGTTGCTGGAGGAACGCGGACTGTCCCGGGACGTGGCCCGGGAGGCCGCCGAGCAGCTCACCGCGCGGGACGCGCTGCGCGCCCACGCGCGCGTGGAGCTCGGTATCGACCCCGACCAGCTGACCAACCCCTGGCACGCCGCGTGGGCGAGCTTCCTGGCGTTCACCGCGGGCGCCCTGCTCCCGCTGCTGGCCATGGTCCTGCCGCCGGCCGGCTGGCGCCTCGCGGTCACCGTGGTCTCCGTCCTCGCCGCCCTCGTCCTCACCGGCTGGAGCAGCGCCCGCCTCGGCGCGGCCGACCCGGGCCGGGCGATGCTGCGGAACGTGGCGGGCGGCGCGCTGGCCATGGGGGTCACCTACGCGGCGGGGACGCTGCTCGGGGCGGCCGGAGTCTGA
- a CDS encoding sterol desaturase family protein encodes MPNLPDVVLWSIPAFVLLTVVEMISVRVHPDDDAAGYETKDAATSVGMGLGSLVLDFLWKIPIVAIYTAVYELTPLRVPVLWWTVPLMLLAQDFFYYWSHRGHHVIRILWACHVVHHSSEKFNLTTALRQPWTSLTVWPFYLPLIAAGVHPAALAFCSSANLVYQFWIHTERIDKLPRWFEFVLNTPSHHRVHHASQGGYLDRNFGGILIVWDRLFGSFVAETDRPVYGLTKNIKTFNPIKVATHEYMSIARDIKAARGWRNRVGHVFRGPGWRPAPAAEPAEETVAA; translated from the coding sequence ATGCCGAACCTGCCCGATGTCGTGCTGTGGTCGATACCCGCCTTCGTGCTGCTCACCGTGGTCGAGATGATCAGCGTCCGCGTCCACCCCGACGACGACGCCGCCGGATACGAGACGAAGGACGCCGCGACCAGCGTCGGCATGGGGCTGGGGAGCCTCGTCCTCGACTTCCTGTGGAAGATCCCCATCGTCGCGATCTACACGGCGGTCTACGAACTCACCCCCCTGCGCGTCCCCGTGCTGTGGTGGACGGTCCCGCTGATGCTGCTCGCGCAGGACTTCTTCTACTACTGGTCGCACCGCGGTCACCACGTCATCCGCATCCTGTGGGCCTGCCACGTCGTCCACCACTCCAGCGAGAAGTTCAACCTCACCACGGCCCTGCGCCAGCCCTGGACCTCACTGACCGTCTGGCCGTTCTACCTGCCGCTGATCGCCGCCGGTGTGCACCCGGCCGCGCTCGCGTTCTGCTCCTCGGCGAACCTCGTCTACCAGTTCTGGATCCACACCGAGCGCATCGACAAGCTGCCCCGGTGGTTCGAGTTCGTCCTCAACACGCCCTCCCACCACCGCGTCCACCACGCCTCCCAGGGCGGCTACCTGGACCGCAACTTCGGCGGCATCCTCATCGTCTGGGACCGGCTCTTCGGCTCGTTCGTCGCCGAGACCGACCGGCCCGTCTACGGGTTGACCAAGAACATCAAGACGTTCAACCCGATCAAGGTCGCCACCCACGAGTACATGTCGATCGCCAGGGACATCAAGGCGGCCCGAGGATGGCGCAACCGCGTGGGGCATGTCTTCCGGGGGCCGGGATGGCGGCCGGCGCCCGCGGCGGAACCGGCCGAGGAGACCGTGGCCGCGTGA
- a CDS encoding lysoplasmalogenase produces the protein MAAGARGGTGRGDRGRVRRPLIGALALTTAVDLGSLAAGWDAGHLVAKPLLMPLLAAYAAVRGAPRLLIAALLCGWGGDTLLLLDAEPAFLAGMASFAAGHVCYVVLFQKYGADRATVRARGGFLAVVYTVFLAGTVQSLWPDLPADLRIPVAGYSVLLTVMAYLAAARMGRLAGIGGVLFVLSDTLIASGVAEWDQLPRPDLWIMATYVAAQYLLVTGTLGERRLPGAAYGEVRSTTP, from the coding sequence ATGGCGGCCGGCGCCCGCGGCGGAACCGGCCGAGGAGACCGTGGCCGCGTGAGACGCCCGCTCATCGGGGCCCTCGCCCTCACGACCGCCGTGGACCTCGGCTCCCTGGCGGCCGGCTGGGACGCCGGGCACCTCGTCGCCAAGCCCCTGCTGATGCCGCTCCTGGCCGCGTACGCGGCGGTGCGCGGCGCCCCTCGCCTCCTGATCGCCGCCCTCCTCTGCGGCTGGGGCGGCGACACCCTGCTCCTCCTGGACGCCGAACCGGCCTTCCTCGCGGGGATGGCCTCCTTCGCGGCCGGGCACGTCTGCTACGTCGTCCTGTTCCAGAAGTACGGCGCGGACCGGGCGACGGTCCGCGCGAGGGGCGGCTTCCTCGCCGTCGTCTACACCGTGTTCCTGGCCGGCACCGTCCAGTCCCTGTGGCCCGACCTGCCGGCCGACCTGCGGATCCCCGTCGCCGGCTACAGCGTCCTGCTCACCGTCATGGCCTACCTGGCCGCCGCCCGCATGGGCCGTCTCGCCGGGATCGGCGGTGTGCTGTTCGTGCTCTCCGACACGCTCATCGCGAGCGGTGTCGCCGAGTGGGACCAGTTGCCGCGCCCCGACCTCTGGATCATGGCCACCTATGTCGCCGCGCAGTACCTGCTGGTCACCGGCACACTCGGCGAGCGACGGCTGCCGGGGGCGGCGTACGGTGAAGTGCGCTCGACCACCCCCTGA